In the genome of Phlebotomus papatasi isolate M1 chromosome 2, Ppap_2.1, whole genome shotgun sequence, one region contains:
- the LOC129800946 gene encoding zinc finger protein 62 homolog, which produces MDIESQQDKEDDFFEYSIVKEEWTIQEGTEQFPDDNKNLLEDIKETEEVPYLITELGEETNLVEYQRALVDDHFSRSITEKHKCNICGKTFLIFSDLQAHLRNHDSLLRTFQCLECQETFTSRHSLHDHVQEIHSKDILPCPICGKFFRGKKLLNNHIKRHDTQYTCGICGKAFWSSISVQFHIKREHRVHNKEDTTTSSDLTEVKCLYCDKDFLKSDLKYHVWELHTGLPVNISDGPISPKFCSVVLPQMNLVNFIKKRIPKPPLGKIWRCPICRHTFSDQETLKTHAMTIHSHIIIFPKSLNTKTKNQGTFACKICKRMFIKQKYLQTHVRNIHAIEKDYQCAHCPKAFSFRYQIVRHLRDVHSSRELPCDRCDKAFKSLEGLNRHIARHEKKPFHCNQCKTCKSTFSQRWKYELHLLEHKKLLMKSVKPEPPKSFIIVDMRTPEILPQFTVLSSPNLNEIPNNTINSETRTYYAYPTISNNNPTIPAIPNTLPKFDIPVSVQCDKPSQPSKVATFGKSIQIKPIQGFKCPICGKVYVEKQEIVDHVMYQHSGITRKYKRKKSTKTTKTTKTDIIEMVTMRNYVRKTNRLPVPENLVRKALEDIISGKKSFRQAAAFYNLKASTLSWRFRNLKFYQNDTSQNLTNTGLRLTGMNTKQSSRQVFTMDQEKLLAQHLMKCSQLCYDLNMSQIREFAYSFAVSLNRKVPESWMINQSAGQDWARSFMNRHRYLPFGKHSNTSNSESSSQSLPDDYNMDAFYENLGIIQSNTNAAKETETGKDEVFLDYSIVKEEYSVQEDAPDSSTNQKTLEETHREALQFVINELEKKNHKCSECDQEFCYMSDLKRHSVVHTSDKLHCPHCPRAFVHQMSLKKHLVSHSAAQEPQPCRICGKMFSTSQSLRAHVERHSLDKKYECEKCGKKFTDKQDLKRHIQRIHHGRNSSKLSGKTFTCHCGKTFYNKTLYDRHKVTHSEIKTIPCPICSNKFKSVLHLRSHLLVHSDEKPFQCRVCKMTFKKKSILKQHATTHTGSTPNCPYCRIPLRSAVGVKKHIEIFHRGLPEDIPDNFSANNPISCTICSKVCKNLETLKAHVKIHPAKKSSSCEICEKDFIDDEALKRHQKLKHENSSTPLFSCDICGKNFVKKYGLMRHMETHKSERPRFSCKICGIKHVSKYNLQKHELMHNINEEILGEDHQATKIKIEDTEMPTETQVELESITIKSEPE; this is translated from the exons GAATTTATTAGAAGATATTAAGGAAACAGAAGAAGTACCGTATCTGATAACAGAACTTGGTGAGGAGACAAACTTAGTGGAATATCAGAGAGCACTTGTGGATGATCATTTTTCGAGAAGTATCACTGA AAAACACAAATGCAACATTTGTGGCAAGACATTCTTGATCTTCAGCGATCTTCAAGCCCATTTGCGTAATCATGATTCGTTACTGCGAACCTTTCAATGTCTTGAATGTCAAGAGACTTTCACTAGCAGACACAGCCTACATGATCATGTTCAAGAAATTCACTCCAAAGATATACTACCATGTCccatttgtggaaaatttttcaGAGGAAAGAAATTACTTAATAACCACATCAAGAGACATGACACTCAGTATACTTGTGGAATCTGTGGCAAAGCGTTCTGGAGTTCTATTTCAGTTCAGTTTCATATTAAACGAGAACATAGGGT GCATAATAAGGAAGATACTACAACGAGTAGTGATTTAACTGAGGTTAAATGTTTATACTGTGATAAGGATTTTCTTAAAAGTGACCTAAAATACCATGTGTGGGAGTTACACACAGGACTTCCAGTAAATATAAGTG ACGGCCCTATTTCACCAAAATTTTGCTCAGTGGTATTGCCGCAAATGAATCTGgtgaattttataaagaaaCGTATTCCTAAACCACCTTTAGGGAAAATCTGGCGCTGTCCAATTTGCAGGCATACATTTTCAGATCAAGAAACTTTAAAAACCCATGCTATGACAATTCATAGTcatataattatttttccaaaatctcTAAATACGAAAACGAAAAATCAAGGCACTTTTGCCTGCAAGATATGTAAAAGAATGTTTATCAAACAGAAATACCTTCAAACGCACGTGAGAAATATTCATGCAATTGAAAAGGATTACCAGTGTGCTCACTGTCCAAAGGCTTTCTCATTCAGGTATCAGATTGTGAGACATTTAAGGGATGTTCACTCATCTAGAGAACTACCATGTGATCGCTGTGACAAGGCCTTCAAATCACTTGAAGGACTAAACCGACATATTGCGAGGCACGAAAAGAAACCATTCCATTGCAATCAATGTAAAACTTGTAAGAGTACTTTCAGCCAAAGATGGAAGTACGAGTTACATTTACTTGAACATAAGAAATTATTAATGAAATCTGTGAAACCTGAGCCTCCGAAATCTTTTATCATTGTCGACATGAGAACACCAGAAATTTTACCACAATTCACAGTACTTTCATCCCCAAACCTAAATGAGATCCCTAATAATACGATAAATTCCGAAACACGGACTTACTACGCATATCCAACAATATCCAACAACAATCCAACAATCCCTGCAATTCCGAATACACTACCGAAGTTTG ATATTCCAGTTTCAGTACAGTGCGATAAACCTTCACAACCGTCTAAAGTAGCAACATTCGGAAAAAGTATACAAATAAAGCCAATTCAGGGCTTTAAATGCCCGATATGCGGAAAAGTATACGTTGAGAAACAGGAGATTGTTGACCATGTCATGTATCAGCACAGTGGAATCacaagaaaatataaaagaaagaaatctACTAAGACTACCAAAACCACCAAAACTGATATTATTGAAAT GGTAACAATGAGAAACTACGTAAGAAAGACAAATCGATTGCCCGTTCCGGAAAACCTCGTGCGTAAAGCACTGGAGGATATCATCAGTGGCAAAAAGAGTTTTCGCCAAGCTGCTGCATTTTACAATCTTAAAGCATCCACTCTCAGTTGGAGATTTAGAAACTTGAAATTCTACCAAAATGATACTAGCCAAAATCTCACAAATACGGGTCTTAGGCTCACAGGAATGAACACAAAACAGTCCAGCCGTCAGGTGTTTACCATGGATCAAGAAAAGCTCCTGGCACAGCACCTAATGAAATGTTCTCAACTATGCTATGACCTCAATATGAGTCAGATAAGAGAATTTGCCTATTCTTTTGCCGTTTCTTTGAATCGCAAAGTTCCGGAGAGTTGGATGATAAATCAGAGTGCAGGACAAGACTGGGCAAGGTCCTTCATGAATAGGCACAG ATACCTTCCTTTCGGAAAGCATTCGAATACATCAAATTCAGAAAGTTCATCTCAAAGTCTTCCAGATGATTATAACATGGATGCTTTCTACGAAAATTTGGGAATTATTCAGAGcaa cacaaacGCGGCGAAGGAAACAGAAACAGGAAAAGATGAGGTTTTCTTAGATTATAGCATCGTCAAAGAGGAATACTCTGTGCAGGAAGATGCTCCAGATTCATCCACAAATCA GAAAACTCTTGAGGAAACCCATAGGGAAGCCCTTCAATTCGTGATTAATGAATTGGAAAAGAAGAATCATAAATGTTCTGAGTGTGATCAAGAATTTTGTTACATGTCAGACCTCAAGAGGCACTCTGTCGTGCATACATCAGATAAATTGCACTGTCCTCACTGTCCAAGAGCATTTGTGCACCAAATGAGCTTGAAGAAGCATTTAGTCAGTCATTCAGCTGCTCAAGAACCTCAGCCATGTCGTATTTGTGGCAAAATGTTCAGCACTAGTCAATCTCTGAGGGCACATGTTGAAAGACATTCACTGGACAAGAAGTACGAATGTGAGAAATGTGGAAAGAAATTTACAGATAAGCAAGATTTGAAGAGACACATCCAGAGAATCCATCATGGAAGAAACTCATCAAAGCTCTCAGGAAAGACTTTCACATGCCATTGTGGCAAAACCTTCTACAACAAAACCCTCTATGACAGGCATAAGGTGACTCATAGTGAGATTAAGACCATTCCCTGTCCCATTTGCTCCAATAAATTCAAGAGTGTTCTACATTTGCGATCACATTTGTTGGTCCACAGCGATGAAAAACCATTTCAGTGTCGCGTCTGTAAGATGACTTTCAAGAAGAAATCCATTCTCAAGCAACATGCTACTACCCACACAGGATCTACGCCAAATTGTCCCTATTGCAGGATTCCTTTGAGGAGTGCTGTTGGAGTTAAGAAGCACATTGAGATTTTCCATCGAGGCCTTCCTGAGGACATCCCTGACAACTTCTCAGCAAACAATCCGATATCTTGCACTATTTGCAGTAAAGTCTGCAAAAATCTCGAAACCCTCAAGGCACACGTAAAGATTCATCCTGCAAAAAAATCAAGTTCCTGCGAGATTTGTGAAAAAGACTTCATAGACGATGAAGCACTAAAAAGGCACCAAAAGCTCAAACATGAAAATTCTTCCACTCCGTTATTCTCTTGCGATATTTGTGGGAAGAATTTCGTCAAGAAGTATGGATTGATGAGGCACATGGAGACACATAAAAGCGAGAGACCACGGTTTTCTTGTAAAATCTGTGGAATTAAACATGTTTCCAAGTACAATCTGCAAAAGCACGAATTAATGCACAACATCAATGAAGAAATCTTAGGAGAAGATCACCAAGCAACCAAGATTAAGATTGAAGATACAGAAATGCCGACGGAGACTCAAGTTGAACTGGAATCTATCACAATAAAATCTGAGCCAGAGTAA